Proteins encoded in a region of the Alphaproteobacteria bacterium genome:
- a CDS encoding FAD-dependent oxidoreductase, with product MTISVAIIGTGPAGFYTADALIKKGVDCTIDLIDRLPTPYGLIRFGVAPDHQTTKKVSRAFEKTAIAEHCNFFGNVEVGRDITLAELRGMYDAVVLAVGAGHDRLAGIPGEDKKGVIGSATFVGWYNAHPDLRHLQPDINTKSVAIIGQGNVAIDIARVLVKTREEMAESDLPEYAAAAIEASPITDVYMFGRRGPIEAKFTNVELREMGELKEAVPLVDPAQLPDEVGDLDNPRDQRLKEKNLSTLKEFTRFKPGDAPRHVHFAFYANPVEILGGTHVEGLRLEKTAVVDGRAVGTGEFFEIACGLVIPAVGYRSLPVADVPFDEEKATVVHEDGRVAPGVYAVGWVKRGPSGVISTNRPDGATAAEHIAADCGAGGKPGRSALTPLLEERGVRVVTFDDWKKIESAEIDAAPGPSPRRKFETLSEMLAVLGN from the coding sequence ATGACCATTAGCGTGGCCATTATTGGCACCGGGCCGGCCGGTTTCTATACCGCCGACGCCCTCATCAAGAAAGGCGTGGACTGTACGATCGACTTGATCGACCGTCTGCCAACACCCTATGGGTTGATCCGCTTCGGCGTCGCGCCCGACCACCAAACGACGAAAAAGGTTTCGCGCGCCTTCGAGAAAACGGCGATCGCGGAGCACTGCAACTTCTTTGGCAACGTCGAAGTCGGCCGCGACATCACGTTGGCCGAGTTGCGCGGGATGTACGATGCCGTAGTCCTGGCGGTCGGTGCAGGGCACGATCGCCTCGCCGGCATACCCGGCGAGGACAAGAAAGGTGTGATCGGTTCGGCGACCTTCGTCGGCTGGTACAACGCCCATCCCGACCTGCGTCATCTCCAACCGGACATCAACACCAAAAGCGTGGCGATTATCGGCCAGGGCAACGTCGCGATCGATATCGCGCGAGTTCTGGTCAAGACCCGAGAAGAGATGGCAGAATCCGACCTGCCCGAATATGCCGCGGCGGCGATCGAAGCCTCGCCGATCACCGATGTGTACATGTTCGGGCGGCGCGGTCCGATCGAAGCGAAGTTCACAAATGTCGAGTTGCGCGAAATGGGCGAGTTGAAGGAAGCCGTCCCTTTGGTCGACCCGGCGCAATTGCCCGACGAGGTCGGCGACTTGGACAATCCGCGCGACCAACGGCTCAAGGAAAAGAACCTCTCGACCTTGAAAGAGTTCACCCGTTTCAAGCCGGGCGACGCACCGCGTCATGTCCACTTTGCGTTCTACGCCAATCCGGTTGAGATATTGGGCGGCACCCATGTTGAAGGCCTACGATTGGAAAAGACGGCCGTCGTCGATGGCCGCGCCGTTGGCACCGGCGAGTTCTTCGAAATTGCCTGCGGTCTCGTCATTCCGGCGGTGGGCTACCGGTCGTTGCCGGTTGCCGATGTCCCGTTCGACGAGGAAAAGGCGACCGTGGTCCACGAAGACGGCAGAGTTGCGCCCGGGGTCTACGCGGTCGGGTGGGTCAAACGGGGGCCCAGCGGGGTCATTTCCACCAACCGGCCCGATGGTGCTACCGCTGCGGAGCATATCGCGGCGGATTGCGGTGCCGGTGGTAAACCGGGCCGGTCGGCGCTGACCCCACTACTTGAAGAGCGAGGCGTGCGGGTCGTGACCTTCGACGACTGGAAGAAAATCGAGTCGGCCGAAATCGATGCGGCGCCGGGTCCGTCGCCGCGCCGCAAGTTTGAGACATTGTCGGAAATGCTCGCGGTGCTGGGGAATTAG
- a CDS encoding 2-oxoacid:ferredoxin oxidoreductase subunit beta has product MNVVPEQLTAKDFATDQEVRWCPGCGDYAILKALQRTMPEIGATPEKTVFVSGIGCAARFPYYMETYGFHTIHGRAPAFATGIKLSNPDLDIWVVGGDGDMLSIGGNHLLHALRRNVDLQILIFNNEIYGLTKGQYSPTSRIGTRSPSTPQGSVEAPVSAALFALGSGARFVARSVDTDQKHLPVMFKRAHAHRGASLLEIFQNCIVYNDGVFDGFKDPSVAADRQVRVEHGQPMIFGKEKNRGLRLRPGAFEFEAVTIGENGVTAEDIAIHDETNRVMATLLASMDPDTLPVALGVLYCNPAPTYETGVLSQAADVRAKSPNANLNKLLRSGYTWTV; this is encoded by the coding sequence ATGAACGTCGTACCGGAGCAGCTTACCGCCAAGGATTTCGCAACCGATCAAGAAGTGCGCTGGTGTCCGGGTTGTGGCGACTATGCCATCCTCAAGGCACTCCAACGGACCATGCCGGAGATCGGTGCGACACCGGAAAAGACGGTCTTTGTGTCGGGGATAGGCTGCGCGGCGCGCTTTCCCTACTACATGGAAACCTATGGGTTCCACACGATCCACGGGCGGGCACCGGCTTTCGCGACCGGGATCAAACTCTCTAACCCGGACCTCGACATCTGGGTCGTCGGTGGCGACGGGGATATGTTGTCGATCGGCGGCAATCATCTCCTGCATGCCTTGCGCCGTAACGTCGATCTTCAGATTCTGATCTTTAACAACGAGATCTACGGTCTGACCAAAGGCCAGTATTCGCCAACCTCGCGCATCGGCACACGTTCGCCGTCGACGCCCCAAGGCTCGGTCGAAGCGCCGGTTTCGGCGGCTCTGTTCGCGCTCGGTTCGGGTGCCCGCTTCGTTGCCCGCTCGGTCGATACCGATCAAAAACATCTACCTGTGATGTTCAAACGCGCCCATGCCCACCGTGGCGCGTCGCTTCTGGAAATCTTCCAAAATTGCATCGTCTACAACGATGGCGTCTTCGATGGATTTAAAGATCCCTCCGTTGCCGCGGATCGGCAGGTGCGGGTCGAGCACGGCCAACCGATGATTTTCGGCAAAGAGAAGAATCGCGGCTTGCGCTTGCGTCCCGGTGCGTTCGAATTCGAGGCGGTGACCATTGGCGAGAACGGCGTCACCGCCGAGGATATTGCGATCCATGACGAGACAAATCGTGTGATGGCCACGCTGCTGGCGTCCATGGATCCCGACACCTTGCCGGTTGCCCTTGGGGTGCTCTATTGCAATCCGGCGCCGACCTACGAGACGGGCGTCCTGTCGCAGGCCGCCGACGTTCGCGCGAAATCGCCGAATGCAAACCTCAACAAACTACTGCGTTCAGGCTACACTTGGACCGTGTGA
- a CDS encoding 2-oxoacid:acceptor oxidoreductase subunit alpha — protein MASSAAVAEISAPREARESVVVRFAGDSGDGMQLTGGQFTQATALAGNDLATFPDFPAEIRAPTGTTFGVSSFQINFGSRRIKTSGDAIDVLVAMNPAALKVELPNVREGGVIVADVGSFSERNIKRAGFAANPLEDKTLDAYRVVEIDVSALTMEAVKESGLGKKDALRCKNFWTLGLVYWMYGRDRKATVDWLNGKFAKRPDLAAANIAALNAGHAFGETAELDDMPSYSVAAAEIAPGQYRTVSGGEALAWGLVAGANKAGLEIMFGSYPITPASPLLHILSRLKQFGVVTFQAEDEIAAVCSAIGASFAGHLGITSSSGPGIALKGEAIGLAISTELPLVVVNSQRAGPSTGLPTKTEQSDLYQAVYGRNADAPLVVLASRSPSDCFETAVEAVRLATKYMTPVMLLTDGYIANAAEPWLIPDVDKIPPFNVTFRTDPEGFHPFVRDEKTLARNWAVPGTPGLEHRIGGIEKAYGSGHISYDAANHQKMTDTRKAKIDGIANDIPEQIPEQGESSGKIAVVGWGSTFGPIDRAVSNVRADGHAVSHIHLRHIWPMPRNLGALLANFDKVLVPEMNTGQLVTVLRAEYLVPAERVSKVSGQPFKIGEIEGAIRAHLEA, from the coding sequence ATGGCAAGTTCGGCCGCGGTGGCTGAGATCAGCGCACCTCGCGAAGCACGGGAATCCGTGGTCGTTCGCTTTGCTGGCGATTCCGGCGACGGTATGCAGTTGACCGGTGGACAGTTCACCCAAGCGACGGCGCTCGCCGGCAACGATCTGGCGACCTTCCCCGACTTTCCCGCTGAAATTCGCGCGCCGACCGGAACAACCTTTGGGGTGTCGTCGTTTCAGATCAACTTCGGGTCGCGGCGCATCAAAACATCGGGCGACGCGATCGACGTTTTGGTGGCGATGAACCCGGCTGCGCTAAAGGTGGAGCTGCCAAATGTGCGTGAGGGCGGTGTGATCGTCGCCGACGTCGGCAGCTTCAGCGAGCGGAACATCAAGCGGGCCGGCTTCGCGGCCAACCCGCTCGAAGATAAGACCCTCGACGCCTACCGTGTTGTCGAGATCGACGTATCGGCGTTGACCATGGAGGCGGTCAAGGAATCGGGGCTCGGCAAAAAAGACGCGTTGCGCTGCAAGAACTTTTGGACCCTTGGGTTGGTCTATTGGATGTATGGACGCGACCGTAAAGCGACGGTCGATTGGCTTAACGGCAAATTCGCCAAACGGCCGGACCTAGCGGCCGCGAATATCGCCGCGCTGAATGCCGGTCACGCGTTTGGCGAGACTGCCGAACTGGACGACATGCCAAGCTATTCGGTAGCGGCAGCGGAGATCGCGCCGGGCCAATACCGAACGGTTTCGGGCGGCGAGGCGTTGGCCTGGGGACTGGTCGCCGGTGCCAACAAAGCCGGTCTGGAAATCATGTTCGGGTCCTACCCGATCACGCCGGCGTCGCCGCTCCTGCATATTCTGTCTCGACTCAAGCAATTCGGCGTCGTCACCTTTCAGGCCGAGGACGAAATTGCCGCCGTATGTTCGGCGATTGGCGCATCCTTCGCCGGCCATCTTGGTATCACTTCAAGTTCGGGCCCCGGGATCGCGCTGAAAGGCGAGGCCATCGGGTTGGCGATCAGCACGGAGTTGCCGTTGGTTGTCGTCAACTCGCAGCGGGCCGGCCCATCGACCGGCCTACCCACAAAGACCGAACAGTCGGACCTCTACCAGGCCGTTTACGGACGCAACGCCGACGCGCCGCTCGTTGTTCTCGCCTCGCGGTCACCGTCTGACTGCTTCGAAACCGCGGTCGAGGCGGTTCGTCTGGCAACGAAATATATGACCCCCGTGATGCTCCTGACCGACGGCTACATCGCCAATGCCGCCGAACCCTGGCTCATCCCGGATGTCGACAAGATCCCGCCATTCAACGTGACCTTCCGTACAGATCCCGAAGGGTTCCACCCCTTCGTCCGTGACGAAAAGACCTTGGCGCGGAATTGGGCCGTCCCCGGGACGCCGGGCCTCGAGCACCGCATTGGCGGCATCGAAAAGGCCTATGGATCCGGTCACATCTCCTACGATGCGGCCAACCACCAGAAGATGACCGACACCCGAAAAGCGAAGATCGACGGGATTGCCAACGACATTCCCGAGCAGATTCCCGAACAGGGCGAGAGCTCGGGCAAGATCGCCGTTGTCGGCTGGGGCTCGACCTTTGGGCCGATCGATCGCGCGGTCTCCAACGTGCGGGCGGACGGTCACGCCGTCTCACATATTCATTTGCGCCATATTTGGCCGATGCCGCGAAACCTTGGGGCGTTGCTGGCCAATTTTGACAAGGTACTCGTCCCCGAAATGAATACCGGCCAGCTTGTCACGGTGTTGCGGGCTGAATACCTCGTCCCGGCCGAGCGCGTCAGCAAGGTGTCCGGCCAACCGTTCAAGATCGGCGAAATCGAAGGCGCGATTCGCGCCCATTTGGAGGCCTAG